TTCACCATGTCCGGTCGCTGGCACTACGTGGAGTACCCGGATCAGCCGCAGACCGCGGGCAGCTACCTCTACGAGCCAGGTGGTTCGATTCATACCTTCATGGTGCCGGAAGACAACACCGAGCCTACCGACACTTTCATGGTGGTCTACGGCGCCAACATCAACTTCGACCAGGACGGCAACTTCGTTAACGTCATGGACGCCACCGACATCATGCAAATCATCGAGCGTCTGGTGAAGGAGCGCGGCCTGGAACCGGCCCGTTACATCCGCCCGGGCAACGCCGGCTACACCGTCGGTTGAGCACGCGTGACGGGCGCCGTGGCGTCCGTCCAATCCTTCCTTTTCCGGAGAGTGCTCGATGAGCCATTCCCTCATGCCGGTCGGCGCTCAGGGGCAGACGCCCGATGTGCCGCGCTCGGTATTCATCACAGGTGCCAGCGGATTCATTGGCCAGGCCCTGGCGCGTCGGTATCGCGCGTTGGGGGCCGAGGTGCGTGGCATGGATCTGCGTGCCGACCCGGCCAATAACGTCGTTGCCGGTGACCTGACCCGTCCGCAGCAGTGGGCACAGCACGCCCAGGGTTGCGAGTTGTTCATCAACACGGCGGCGGTGGTTTCGCTGGCCGCGCCGTGGAAGCAGTACCGCGAAGTGTCGGTGCGCGGTGTGCGGCATTGCCTGGACGTGGCCATCGCCGGCGGCGCCCGGCGTTTTGTGCAGTTTTCTTCCATCGCCGCATTGGGCTGGGAGTACGCCGAGCAGGCGGACGAGCGCAGTGACGTGGTGATCGGCGATCACTATCGCTACGGCGTAGCCAAGGGCGCCAGCGAGCACGTGGTGCTGGCGGCCCATGCCGCGGGCGAGATCGATTGCACCATCGTTCGTCCCGGCGATGTCTATGGTCCCGGCTCGCGCGCCTGGCTCAGCGAGCCGTTGAAGATGGCCAAGGCCGGGGCACTGATCCTGCCCAATGCCGGCAAGGGTCGCTGGACGCCGGTGTACATCGAAGACCTGCTCGATGGCGTGATGCTGGCGGCCGGCTTGCCCCAGGCGAGCGGGCAGATCTTCCACATCAGTGCCAGCGAGTCGGTCAGTTGCCGCGAGTTCTTCAGCAACCACTGGCGCTGGGCCGGGCGCACTGGTGCGCCGCGCAGCTTGCCGCTGGGGCTGGCGGTGCTGCTGACGCGGGGGATCTGGAGCATCAATCGCCTGCTCAAGCGTGCCGATGAGGTGACGCCCGACGCCATGTACATGTTCTCGCGCACCGGGGGCATTTCCATCGACAAGGCCCGGCGCCTGCTGGGTTACGCGCCCAAGGTCAGCCTCGATGAAGGCCTGCGCCGTTCCGAAGCCTGGCTGCGCGAAGTCGGCCAACTGAGCTGAGCCCTGCACGCCGCCGGCTGCCGGCGGCTCAACCTGATACGGAGAAATGCCATGAAAGCGGTTGTCATGCGTGACAAGCAATTGCGGGTAGATTCGATCGCCTCGCCGGAGCCGGGGCAGGGCGAGGTGCTGGTCAAGACACTGGCCTGCGGGATCTGCGGCTCGGACCTGCACATGTTCCATCACTGCGAGCATGTGCTGGCCAACTTCAAGCGCGGCCACATCCCGATTGCCTTCGACGACAAGCAGGACGTGGTGTTCGGCCACGAATACTGCGCCGAGATCCTCGACCATGGGCCGGGCAGCGATAAGAAACTCAAGGTCGGTACGCGGGTGTGTTCACTGCCGTTCGTGATCACCCCGCAACACTTCCACCACATCGGTTTTTCCAACCGTTATCCCGGTGGTTACGGCGAGCAGATGGTGCTGGCCGAGCAGATGTTGATGCCGGTGCCGGGGGATCTGCCGGCGGACATCGCGGCGCTGACCGAACCCCTGACCGTGGCGGCCCACGCGGTGAACCGCGCTCGCCTGGATGGCAGCGAAGTGCCGGTGGTGATTGGTTGCGGGCCGATTGGCCTGGCGGTGATTGCGATACTGAAATCCCGTGGCATCGGCCCGGTGGTGGCCTCGGACTTTTCCCCCGGACGCCGTGCACTGGCGGAAAAAATGGGCGCGGACGTGGTGGTCAATCCCGCCGAGCAGTCGCCGTACCAGTCCTGGTTGCAGGTGGCGGCGCCCGAGGGTTACGACATCAACGGCCCGATGGCGCTGCTTGGGCTGGGCCCGCAACCCAAGCCTTGCGTGGTGTTCGAGTGCGTGGGCGTTCCGGGGCTGATCCAGCAGGTGATGCAGCATGCCGCGCCGCGCTCGCGCCTGATCGTGGTGGGGGTGTGCATGGAGAGTGACCGGATCGAGCCGCTGATCGGTATCAGCAAGGAAATGAACGTGCACTTCTCGTTCGGCTATACCGGCGAAGAGTTTGCGCACACGCTGCATGCCCTGGCTGACGGCAAGCTGGATGGCGCACCGATGATCACGGGCAAGGTGTCACTGGATGAAGTGGCCGGTGCCTTCGATAGCCTGGCCCAGCCGGATCAGCACGCGAAGATCATCATCACTTACCCCTGATGTTGCCCCCCGCATCAAAGTCCTGAGCGCCGGCCAACACTCTGTTGGTCGGCGCGCAGTTGTGTGCGTCGTGCGCGCGGTGTCACCCCGTACCAGCGCTTGCAGGCGCGGTTGAACGAGCTTTGCTCGGCATAACCGAGCAGGCCGGCGATCTGCGCCATGGGCATCGTCGCTTCGCTCAGGTACAGCTCGGCCAGTTCCTGGCGCACCTCTTCGACCATGTCCTCGAACACCCGATCGCTTTCCGCCAGGCGTCGCTGCAATGAGCGTTCACGCATGCCCAGTCGTTCGGCAATCAACGGCAGGGCGCAGCGTTGGGTCGGCAGCAGGCGGCGGATCGAGTCTTCGACCTGGCTGCCAATGTCCAGCGGGTTGCCGGCACCGATGCTGCTGATGTAATCCATCATCGTTTCGTGCAACTGATGGTTGTGCTGATCGATGGGCTTGCCCAGGCAATCGGGCATCAGCACCAGTGCGGTGTGGGCCTGGCCGAAATAGGTCCGGGCACCAAAAAAACGCTGATAGCGACTTTGCGGCAGGCTGGATTCGGTTCGCGACAGCACCGAGTGTGGGCGGAACCCCGGTCCGTAGAGCATCTGCAACGTCTTGAACATCACCCCCAAAGACAGCTCGATGATCTGCCGTTGGCGCGGTGCCGGACGCAGGCGGCACTCGTAAATCAGATAGGGGTGCACCGGGTCGATGTCGGTGTCCAGGTGCACCAGCACGCCGGGGCTGTAGATGTGCAGGAAGCGAATGATCTCGCCCAGCGCCTCACCGAAATTGCGCGCGCTTTGCGCCACCACCGCCAACGGCCCGAGGATCATGATGCTTTGCCGCTCGGCCAGGCGCAGGCCGAAGTCGATGCATTGCAACTGTTCGGCGCTCAACTCCAGCAGGTTGATCAGGGCGCGGTACGGCAGGACCGCCGAACCGTTGTCGAGCAGCTTCGGGTCGATGTTCATCTGGCCCAGCAGATCGTCCGGGTCGCCACCCAGGTCCCTTACGAGTTGCGGGTAGCCGGTCAGGGAAGTGGTTTTTATCAGCTCGGTCACGGTGGTGGCTTCCGGTTTCCAGTGTCGGGTTTCAGGGGCGAGGACATCCTCTGTGTTTTTGCTTCGCGCTAACAGCCCTCAACCACTGAATGGCATCAAATGACAAAAATCTGACATGAACGGACAAATGGTTCCGGGTGACCGCTAGGCATGCTTGTTCAAACAAACAAGAACGCTCACCCAAGGGCCGAACCCGGCTCGCACGGTAAGGGCGATGGCGGAGATCTGCATGCACAACAAGAATAAAAGTGTCCGTACGTTCATCAAACCGCTCGCCGTGGCCATTGCCTGCATCACGGCAGGGTCGGTCCAGGCGATGCCGTTCCAGATGGAAAACGGCTGGGAAGGGGAGTGGAACACCACGCTGTCGGTGGGTTCGCAATGGCGAGCCGAGAGCCAGGACAAGGGGCTTTACAGCGCTGCCAACGGCGCGTTGCTGGGCAAGTCCGGTGGCACCGGTGGTTCGGTGGATGCCGGCAACCTCAACTACGACAAGGGTGACCGCGTCTCGACCATCGCCAAGTTCGTCACCGATCTGTCGCTGCGCAACGGCGACATGGGCGGCCTGGTTCGGGTCAAGGGCTGGTACGACGAAGCGCTGAAGGACGAAGACGTCAATTTCGGCAG
This genomic interval from Pseudomonas putida contains the following:
- a CDS encoding NAD-dependent epimerase/dehydratase family protein produces the protein MSHSLMPVGAQGQTPDVPRSVFITGASGFIGQALARRYRALGAEVRGMDLRADPANNVVAGDLTRPQQWAQHAQGCELFINTAAVVSLAAPWKQYREVSVRGVRHCLDVAIAGGARRFVQFSSIAALGWEYAEQADERSDVVIGDHYRYGVAKGASEHVVLAAHAAGEIDCTIVRPGDVYGPGSRAWLSEPLKMAKAGALILPNAGKGRWTPVYIEDLLDGVMLAAGLPQASGQIFHISASESVSCREFFSNHWRWAGRTGAPRSLPLGLAVLLTRGIWSINRLLKRADEVTPDAMYMFSRTGGISIDKARRLLGYAPKVSLDEGLRRSEAWLREVGQLS
- a CDS encoding zinc-binding dehydrogenase, whose amino-acid sequence is MKAVVMRDKQLRVDSIASPEPGQGEVLVKTLACGICGSDLHMFHHCEHVLANFKRGHIPIAFDDKQDVVFGHEYCAEILDHGPGSDKKLKVGTRVCSLPFVITPQHFHHIGFSNRYPGGYGEQMVLAEQMLMPVPGDLPADIAALTEPLTVAAHAVNRARLDGSEVPVVIGCGPIGLAVIAILKSRGIGPVVASDFSPGRRALAEKMGADVVVNPAEQSPYQSWLQVAAPEGYDINGPMALLGLGPQPKPCVVFECVGVPGLIQQVMQHAAPRSRLIVVGVCMESDRIEPLIGISKEMNVHFSFGYTGEEFAHTLHALADGKLDGAPMITGKVSLDEVAGAFDSLAQPDQHAKIIITYP
- a CDS encoding AraC family transcriptional regulator, whose amino-acid sequence is MTELIKTTSLTGYPQLVRDLGGDPDDLLGQMNIDPKLLDNGSAVLPYRALINLLELSAEQLQCIDFGLRLAERQSIMILGPLAVVAQSARNFGEALGEIIRFLHIYSPGVLVHLDTDIDPVHPYLIYECRLRPAPRQRQIIELSLGVMFKTLQMLYGPGFRPHSVLSRTESSLPQSRYQRFFGARTYFGQAHTALVLMPDCLGKPIDQHNHQLHETMMDYISSIGAGNPLDIGSQVEDSIRRLLPTQRCALPLIAERLGMRERSLQRRLAESDRVFEDMVEEVRQELAELYLSEATMPMAQIAGLLGYAEQSSFNRACKRWYGVTPRARRTQLRADQQSVGRRSGL
- a CDS encoding 2,4'-dihydroxyacetophenone dioxygenase family protein → MPMPTPIFDHKELLTLNTNEMPIYKDAMAPYFPGVDVQPLYLDPNLGIWTLRVIFQPGVRLPCHYHTGPVHLFTMSGRWHYVEYPDQPQTAGSYLYEPGGSIHTFMVPEDNTEPTDTFMVVYGANINFDQDGNFVNVMDATDIMQIIERLVKERGLEPARYIRPGNAGYTVG